Proteins from a genomic interval of Zonotrichia albicollis isolate bZonAlb1 chromosome 18, bZonAlb1.hap1, whole genome shotgun sequence:
- the HVCN1 gene encoding voltage-gated hydrogen channel 1, which translates to MAKYLKHFTVVGDDPVQWSNDYRKWEEEEETGEKQPDGEIKLEPPRRNISFQYMMKKVFSSHRFQIGVVCLVILDALLVLGELLMDLEIILPDRYNITPKVFHYLSLSILTIFLVEVGFKIFVYRREFFHHKFEVLDAIVVVVSFILDIVLIFREHEFEAVGLLILLRLWRVARIINGIILSVKTRSEQQVSKLKQANLKLATRVEQLEHSCLEKEQEIERLNNILKQHGLLSQQK; encoded by the exons ATGGCCAAGTACCTGAAGCACTTCACGGTGGTGGGCGATGACCCCGTGCAATGGAGCAACGACTATCGGaaatgggaggaggaggaggagactgGGGAGAAGCAGCCAGATGGAGAGATCAAGCTGGAGCCCCCCAGGAGAAACATCTCCTTCCAGTACATGATGAAAAAGGTCTTCAGCTCTCACAGGTTTCAG ATTGGGGTTGTCTGCTTGGTGATCCTGGATGCCTTGTTGGTTCTTGGGGAATTGCTTATGGATTTGGAAATCATCCTTCCGGACAGATATAATATAACCCCAAAG GTTTTCCACTACCTCTCCCTGTCCATTTTAACCATTTTCCTGGTTGAGGTGGGGTTTAAAATCTTTGTCTACCGCCGGGAGTTCTTCCACCACAAGTTCGAGGTGCTGGATGCGATCGTTGTCGTCGTGTCCTTCATCCTGGACATCGTCCTCATCTTCCGCGAGCACGAGTTCGAGGCCGTGGGGCTCCTGATCCTGCTGCGCCTCTGGAGGGTGGCCCGGATCATCAACG GAATCATTTTATCCGTCAAGACCCGCTCGGAGCAACAAGTGTCCAAGTTAAAGCAAGCAAACCTGAAACTTGCCACGAGGGTGGAACAACTGGAGCACAGCTGTTTGGAGAAG GAGCAAGAAATCGAGAGGCTGAATAACATACTGAAACAACATGGACTCCTCAGCCAGCAAAAATAA
- the PPP1CC gene encoding serine/threonine-protein phosphatase PP1-gamma catalytic subunit — translation MADIDKLNIDSIIQRLLEVRGSKPGKNVQLQENEIRGLCLKSREIFLSQPILLELEAPLKICGDIHGQYYDLLRLFEYGGFPPESNYLFLGDYVDRGKQSLETICLLLAYKIKYPENFFLLRGNHECASINRIYGFYDECKRRYNIKLWKTFTDCFNCLPIAAIVDEKIFCCHGGLSPDLQSMEQIRRIMRPTDVPDQGLLCDLLWSDPDKDVLGWGENDRGVSFTFGAEVVAKFLHKHDLDLICRAHQVVEDGYEFFAKRQLVTLFSAPNYCGEFDNAGAMMSVDETLMCSFQILKPAEKKKPNSSRPVTPPRGMITKQAKK, via the exons TGCGAGGATCAAAACCAGGCAAAAACGTCCAACTGCAAGAGAATGAAATTAGAGGATTGTGCTTGAAATCCAGAGAAATCTTCCTGAGTCAGCCTATTCTACTAGAACTTGAAGCTCCACTGAAAATCTGTG GTGACATCCATGGACAGTACTATGACTTGCTCCGACTCTTTGAGTATGGGGGTTTTCCACCAGAGAGCAACTACCTGTTCCTTGGTGATTATGTTGACAGAGGAAAACAATCTTTAGAAACAATTTGTCTTCTATTGGCCTACAAAATTAAATACCCAgagaattttttcctcctccgaGGGAACCACGAATGTGCCAGCATCAATAGAATTTATGGGTTTTATGATGAAT GTAAGAGAAGATACAATATTAAGCTGTGGAAAACCTTCACAGACTGTTTTAACTGTTTACCAATTGCAGCTATTGTGGATGAGAAAATATTCTGCTGTCACGGGG GTTTGTCACCAGACCTGCAGTCAATGGAGCAGATCAGACGAATCATGCGCCCCACGGATGTACCGGACCAGGGCCTCCTGTGTGACCTCCTGTGGTCTGACCCTGACAAGGATGTCTTGGGCTGGGGTGAAAATGACAGAGGAGTGTCCTTCACTTTTGGTGCTGAAGTGGTTGCTAAGTTTCTCCATAAACATGATTTGGATCTCATATGTAGAGCTCATCAG GTGGTTGAAGATGGATATGAGTTTTTTGCAAAAAGACAGTTGGTAACTCTGTTTTCTGCCCCAAATTACTGTGGAGAATTTGATAACGCGGGTGCCATGATGAGCGTGGATGAAACATTAATGTGCTCCTTCCAG ATCTTGAAACCTGCAGAGAAGAAGAAGCCCAATTCCAGCAGACCTGTAACACCTCCCAGGGGTATGATCACAAAACAAGCCAAGAAATAG